The Streptococcus downei MFe28 DNA window TACCAATATTTTCTCCATCTACCTTTGGTGGGGAGAAAGTCTGCAAATACAGGGAAAATACTTTATCTATCTCATCAACAGTTTGGTCGGCTGGTACCAGTGGTCTAAGGCCGCCAAAAAAGACGGAGGAAGTGTATGATCAGTCGTCAAGACTATCAGGATAAAACAAAATGGAAATACGAACGTCCCAGTTTAGCAGTAGACAGTGTTCTGTTGCGCTATCATGAAGAAAAACTGCAGGTCCTGCTCTTAAGGCGGACGGCACGGTTTGACGGAGATGATCAGGCGGGGAAATTAGCCTTAGTCGGAGGATTTCAGCCTAATGGTTTAGCCCTAGAGGATAATCTTATCCAGAAGATTTTTGAAAAGACGGGTTTCCAGCTTGAAGCTAGCCAGTTTGAACAGCTGGCTACCTTTTCGGAGCCTGAACAAGACAGTCAGTTATGGGTGGTGTCTGTGGCTTTTTTGGCTTATCTGCAGGTTGGCCAAAAACAGGCTGTACCGACTAATTTGACAGACGAGCTTGTCTGGGTCAATCTTTGGCTGAATCAGAGAGGGGAGCTGCAGTTGGAAGCTAATGGGCAGGTCCTGCTCAAAGAGGATCTGGCCTTTGATCACTTTCATATTTTGCAGACAGCCCTGCTTCGCATCAAGGGACGTCTTTCCTACCAGCCCACAGTACTGTCCATCTTGCCAGCTAAGAATACCATGTCAGCTTATCGGAAATTTTACGCTTGCTTTTGGCCTGGGTATAAGATGATGAATTCGACAGATTTTTGGCGTAAACACAAGCGTTTTTTTACTAAGACCGACCAGAAGGTCAAAACTAGCAAGCGTCAGGCAGCCTTATTTACCTGGCAAATTGATTAATTTTTTTGAATAAAGGATAGCCTTTTGTTACCATTGCACAAGCTTTTTCACTGTTGCAGCTTCTCAAAAAGGAGAATCCGAAAGTTTTTGCTAAATTTACGGTTATTTTACTTTCTATTACGGAAAGGTTATGATATACTAAATAGGAATTAGTGATAAGTTTGCTTGCTGTTGAAGCTGGTCTGACGACGGAGCTCTGTCCTTGAGAATGGGGGAGAGAGATTTCTCAGGGTGCCAATCAGTGTTCCTCATCTATAGCCAGCCATAAGAACATGCTGTTCACTGAATACGATTGCCCCCCGATGAGTCGGAGGGCTTTTATTAATAATTGAAGATAATTTTTGTTATTTTAAGTGTAAAATAATATAATAATAATTGTTACAGAGTGATGACTAGAAATGGAAAAAGTTTATGAATATATTTATTTTAGAGGATAATTTAATCCAGCAGACGCGGATTAAAACTCTGGTGACAGAGATATTGCGAGAGGATGGCATATCTGCTCGACAATTTGATGTTTTTTCAAAGTCGCAGCCCCTCTTAGATGCCATTACTGAAAAAGGGAATCATCAGCTCTTCCTTTTGGATATTGAAATCAAGGGGGAGGGAAAGCGAGGTCTTGAAACCGCTGCGGACATTCGCCAGATTGATCCCAATGCTATTATTGTTTTTGTGACCACCCATTCGGAGTTTGCTCCTATTAGTTTCAAATACAAGGTTTCTGCCCTGGACTTTATTGACAAGACAGCTCCTGATGAGCAGTTTAAGTCAGATCTACGAGAGGTTATCAGCTATACGGCTAATAATATGCACCGTTCAGAAGAGGTTGACGAGGTTTTTACCTTTGAATCGGCCCAGGCTCGTGTGCAACTTCCTTTTAAGGACATCTTCTATTTTGCAACGTCTCCGACCCCCCACAAGGTCATGCTGATTACCAAGAACGAACGCCTAGAGTTCTATGGAAACCTATCAGAGATTGCGGCAGTCAATTCCAAGCTCTTTTCTTGTCACCGCTCCTTCCTGATTAATTTAGACAATATTAGTCGGGTAGATAAGTCTGACTTACTGGTCTACTTTGAAAATGGAGATTTCTGTCCCGTTTCGCGCTTAAAGATGAAGGCCTTGATGAAAGAATGGGAAGCTAGGCGAGAAAAAGTTTGATTATAATAGTAAAGAATCCTTTCCCAGCTGGTGAAAGGATTTTTAATCATCCAAGATAAGTCTACCCAAAAGGATTTTGAACCTGGTGCCAGTAAGTCTATTGGTCTAAGAAGAAAACTTTAAACTTTTTGGAATATGGTCTAAGGCATTGGCGACGTTGATGGTTGAGGAACTTAATTACGCTTCCCTTTTAGTTTCATCACCAATGACTGATTTAGACTTGATGTTCGCCCACAGTAAGCTGTCTTCTTTAAAAATTGAACTCCTCTTACTATTTGTCACTTTTGGAAAAAAGAAGACATTTCAGGGAAAAAATAGACATTTCAAGAGAAAATTTGACATTTCAAGATAAAAAAATGACAATTCAGGATATTGCACTTCAAATATCTTTGATTTGAGATATACTATTCAGCGTAGGGATGAAAGTTTTCTACTAGATTCTCTCTCCCAAACTTTAACTAGTAGAAAACAGACGCAAACTTATCCCGAACTTCTTATTTATTCGAAACCCATTTCTCATCTCTCTCCCAATATACTGTGAAATGGAAAGGAACTCGCGACGGCGGGTTCTTTTTTTGCTTTCTGGAACCGCTAGAAATGCTAGTGGTTCCGTAGAGCTTTCGGCCTAGCATCAAAAAAACCTCCAAAGATGATCAGATAGAGATGGTTTCCCTGCCACTCATCAAAATCATCCAGGAGGTCCCTCACGAGAGAGGATAATCAAATTCTATCACATAAAATAAAAAATTGTTCTATTATATCGTTTTTTGGGTTCCAAATATCGTTGTCAAATTTTTTATGGACGATACAAAGCCAGCATTGTAAAAAATTATTCCTGACTTATGTGGGAGAAACGGCCTTGGCATCTAGGAGGTTTATGCTTGTTTGGATTTTTGAATTTCTGGAAGGGATTTGATTTTGGATTTTAGGCTGAAATGAATATTTTTCTGCATATTCAGCTTTGAAATGAATAAAAACCAAAAAAATATAAAAAAATCGGAAAAAAATACAAAAAATGCTTGACGATTGAATAAAAATACCCTATAATGGGTCTTGTAAGGTTGAGATATACAAAAACAACCAAAAAAGAAAGAAAAGAGAAAATAATTATGTCAAAAGAAAAAGTCATTCTTGCTTATTCAGGAGGTCTTGATACCTCCGTTGCCATTACTTGGTTGAAAAAAGATTACGATGTCGTTGCCGTCTGCATGGATGTCGGTGAAGGTAAGGATTTGGAATTCATCCACGACAAGGCCTTGACCGTTGGTGCAATTGAATCCTATGTCCTTGATGTTAAGGACGAATTTGCAGAAGAATACGTTCTGCCAGCCCTGCAGGCTCATGCTTACTATGAACAAAAGTATCCTTTGGTTTCTGCCCTTAGTCGGCCAGTTATCGCTAAGAAATTAGTAGAAATTGCCCACAAGACCGGAGCTACTACCATTGCCCATGGCTGTACAGGTAAGGGAAATGACCAGGTTCGGTTTGAAGTGGCTATCGCAGCCTTGGCTCCTGAACTCAAGGTCATTGCCCCAGTTCGGGAATGGAAATGGTCTCGGGAAGAAGAAATTGACTATGCCAAGAAAAATGGTGTGCCAGTTCCTGCAGACCTTGACAACCCTTATTCTGTTGACCAAAACCTTTGGGGTCGGGCCAATGAGTGTGGTGTCCTAGAAAACCCTTGGAACCAAGCTCCTGAAGAAGCCTTTGGCATTACCAACTCGGTTGAAGAAGCTCCTGATACTCCTGAATTTGTTGACATTGAATTTAAGGCTGGTAAACCGGTTGCCATTGATGGTCAAGAAATGAAATTGGCTGACCTGATTCAAAAATTGAACGACTTGGCTGGTAAGCATGGTGTTGGTCGGATTGACCACGTTGAGAATCGCTTGGTCGGTATCAAGTCACGGGAAATCTACGAATGTCCTGGTGCTATTACCCTCTTGACAGCCCACAAGGAAATTGAAGATTTGACCTTGGTTCGGGAAGTTTCCCACTTTAAGCCAATTCTGGAAAATGAATTGTCCAATCTGATTTATAATGCCCTTTGGTTTAGCCCAGCAACCGATGCTATCTTGGCCTATATCAAGGAAACGCAAAAGGTTGTCAACGGGACTGCCAAGGTTAAACTTTACAAGGGTTCAGTCAAGGTAGTTGCAAGGAAGTCACCAAATTCCCTCTATGATGAAAACTTAGCGACCTATACGACAGCTGATAGCTTTGACCAAGATGCAGCAGTAGGCTTCATCAAGCTTTGGGGTCTACCTACTCAAGTCAATTCGCAAGTTAATAACAAATAATTTAGTGCGAAGACTAAATCGCAGACCTGAAAGCCGAGAAAAATCTTCAGATAAAAGGGGTCAGAGAGCCCCATCTGGACCTCTTTTCTTTAAACTTAAAGCCTGACCAGGTCGTCCTGTGAGCCGACTGACGGGCCTGAGAGGTAGAGGCATTCTTCCTTTCAGGAAAATGTTCTGTGAGACCATCAAAACTAGCTATGACATAGGCTAGTTTTTTTGATATGATAAGGAAGAAAAAAGCGCCAGCCAATGACTGTGCTTGGTCTCTCATAAATGTCTGACAATAAAGAAAGGGAATGTTCGTCTCTTGGGCGAACCTGGTAAAACTATGGCAGAAAATCATAAACTTTGGGGCGGTCGTTTTGAGGCAGGCCTAGAAAAATGGGTGGAGGAATTTGGGGCGTCCATTTCCTTTGACCAAAAGATGGCAGAATTTGACCTCAAGGGTTCTATCGCCCATGTGACCATGCTAGGGCAAACCGGTATCATCAGTCCTGAGGAAGCTAGCCAAATCAAGGCAGGACTAGAAGAACTCCTGCAAGAATTTCATGCTGGCCAGTTGGTCTTTGATGTTTCTAATGAAGATATTCACATGAATCTGGAATCTCTTCTGACAGAGAAAATTGGATCCGTAGCGGGTAAACTTCACACAGCCCGCTCACGGAATGACCAGGTGGCAACTGATATGCACCTCTACCTCAAGGCAAAGCTGGTTGATGTTCTGGATAAGTTGTACAATCTTAGAAAGACCCTAGTAGATTTGGCGGATCAGCATGTGGAGACCCTTATGCCAGGTTATACCCACCTGCAACACGCCCAACCCATTTCCTTTGGCCACCATCTCATGGCCTACTACAATATGTTTACCAGAGATAGCGAGCGCTTCGCATTCAATCAAAAGCACACCAACCTTTCGCCCCTTGGGGCAGCAGCCTTGGCGGGAACGACATTTCCCATTGACCGCCAACTGACCTCTGACTTGATGGGCTTTGATGGTCCCTACAGTAATTCTTTGGATGCGGTATCGGACCGTGATTTCATTTTGGAATTTCTCTCCAATGCCAGCATTCTCATGATGCATATGAGTCGTATCTGTGAAGAAATTATCAACTGGTGCTCCAACGAGTATAAGTTTGTCACCCTGTCTGACACCTTTTCAACAGGGTCCTCTATCATGCCTCAAAAGAAGAATCCTGACATGGCGGAGCTCATTCGTGGCAAGACCGGTCGGGTCTATGGAAATCTGACAGGTCTCCTAACGGTCATGAAATCCCTACCCTTGGCCTATAATAAGGACCTCCAGGAAGACAAGGAGGGTATGTTTGACACGGTCGAAACGATCACGGTGGCCCTTGATATTTTAGCTGGAATGCTGTCTAGCATGACTGTCAACGGTAACCATATGGCTGAGTCAACTGAAAAAGATTTCTCTAATGCGACAGAGTTGGCAGACTACCTAGCTGTCAAGGGTCTACCTTTCCGTCAGGCCCATGAAATTGTTGGAAAATTGGTTTTGGAATGCACCAAGAATGGCCATTATCTTCAAGATGTGCCTCTGGAGCGCTACCAAGAAATCTCTGACTTGATTGAGGAGGATATTTATACTACCCTTCAATCTAAGACGGCTGTCCAACGTCGCAATTCTCTGGGTGGAACTGGGTTTGACCAAGTTC harbors:
- a CDS encoding argininosuccinate synthase gives rise to the protein MSKEKVILAYSGGLDTSVAITWLKKDYDVVAVCMDVGEGKDLEFIHDKALTVGAIESYVLDVKDEFAEEYVLPALQAHAYYEQKYPLVSALSRPVIAKKLVEIAHKTGATTIAHGCTGKGNDQVRFEVAIAALAPELKVIAPVREWKWSREEEIDYAKKNGVPVPADLDNPYSVDQNLWGRANECGVLENPWNQAPEEAFGITNSVEEAPDTPEFVDIEFKAGKPVAIDGQEMKLADLIQKLNDLAGKHGVGRIDHVENRLVGIKSREIYECPGAITLLTAHKEIEDLTLVREVSHFKPILENELSNLIYNALWFSPATDAILAYIKETQKVVNGTAKVKLYKGSVKVVARKSPNSLYDENLATYTTADSFDQDAAVGFIKLWGLPTQVNSQVNNK
- the argH gene encoding argininosuccinate lyase, with the protein product MAENHKLWGGRFEAGLEKWVEEFGASISFDQKMAEFDLKGSIAHVTMLGQTGIISPEEASQIKAGLEELLQEFHAGQLVFDVSNEDIHMNLESLLTEKIGSVAGKLHTARSRNDQVATDMHLYLKAKLVDVLDKLYNLRKTLVDLADQHVETLMPGYTHLQHAQPISFGHHLMAYYNMFTRDSERFAFNQKHTNLSPLGAAALAGTTFPIDRQLTSDLMGFDGPYSNSLDAVSDRDFILEFLSNASILMMHMSRICEEIINWCSNEYKFVTLSDTFSTGSSIMPQKKNPDMAELIRGKTGRVYGNLTGLLTVMKSLPLAYNKDLQEDKEGMFDTVETITVALDILAGMLSSMTVNGNHMAESTEKDFSNATELADYLAVKGLPFRQAHEIVGKLVLECTKNGHYLQDVPLERYQEISDLIEEDIYTTLQSKTAVQRRNSLGGTGFDQVRWQIVEARDNL
- a CDS encoding NUDIX domain-containing protein; amino-acid sequence: MISRQDYQDKTKWKYERPSLAVDSVLLRYHEEKLQVLLLRRTARFDGDDQAGKLALVGGFQPNGLALEDNLIQKIFEKTGFQLEASQFEQLATFSEPEQDSQLWVVSVAFLAYLQVGQKQAVPTNLTDELVWVNLWLNQRGELQLEANGQVLLKEDLAFDHFHILQTALLRIKGRLSYQPTVLSILPAKNTMSAYRKFYACFWPGYKMMNSTDFWRKHKRFFTKTDQKVKTSKRQAALFTWQID
- a CDS encoding response regulator transcription factor, coding for MNIFILEDNLIQQTRIKTLVTEILREDGISARQFDVFSKSQPLLDAITEKGNHQLFLLDIEIKGEGKRGLETAADIRQIDPNAIIVFVTTHSEFAPISFKYKVSALDFIDKTAPDEQFKSDLREVISYTANNMHRSEEVDEVFTFESAQARVQLPFKDIFYFATSPTPHKVMLITKNERLEFYGNLSEIAAVNSKLFSCHRSFLINLDNISRVDKSDLLVYFENGDFCPVSRLKMKALMKEWEARREKV